In Rosa rugosa chromosome 4, drRosRugo1.1, whole genome shotgun sequence, the genomic stretch AAGATGGAGGAAGAGTGATTGATCCACCGGCCGTGGTGTAGGAATTGAGTGAAGGAAGTGATGAGTTCCGGTTTGATGATCGGAGCACCGGAGAAGATGAAGGGTGAGGAGAAGTGGCGTTGGAGCTTGCGGTGTACGTGTGGGGACCGGGATCGACGTATGGTCGTGATTGGCTCAGGTTTCGGTCTGGATTCGAATGGTGATGGTGGTgctgtgagatggtggccggaagtggtggtattcgatgatggcagaggaagagaagaagaagagaggttgagggagagagagagaaaagcagaaaaaaaaagagagagagaaaaattagaaaaagagagaaaaaaataaaaaaaggatcttgggggtagaatagtcattttagacctgttttggatctgttgtgtgagaattagaaagaataaggactatccagtttaatttgaaaggcgagggactaaactgtttttcaaggaaaagtttgaggagtaacaagtatttaatcctatatatattaACCGGCTACTTCTAAAAATATACAAAATATAGAAAtgtattctatatatatatatatatatatatatagaatataTAAAAGTATAAATGTATGTatctaattaagtaattaactaTATTATTATATAATATGTATTAACTTATGGGCCGGGCCTATGGGTTGGGTCGGGCTTGAAACCCCTAAACAAAGCCTGACCCTCTATCCACCAGGCCTGGCTTTTTGCAGGCCTAAATGTGGGCCGGGTTAGGCTTTTACCCATCGGCCTTTGTGAGCCTCCAACAGCCCATTGATCCGCAAGCCAAATGATGAGACCTATGTACACAGCAAGAAAACATAGTGAGGAGATCTGTTTGCAGCAGCTTTCTTCGTTCTAGGGATGATGTGACTGAacttcttcttcaccttcttGTGTTGTAGAGACAATCTCATTCTGTAGACCAAGAGTACTTGAATTCGAAGTCATCTGGTCGGGGATTTGGGAATTGGGAGTTGGGAATTGggaattgggaatttgggattgAGAGTAGTTAACAAAGGTCGAGGGTTTGGGATTTGGGATTCAGATGATTGAATGagaatcaagggttgagatttgGGATTTTCAGATGAACCAGGAGGGTAGGTTACtagggttttctgggttttgcattttcaaattggggaagaagtgaagaacagtTCGATCGAAAATGTCTTATCGATATGGGTGATCGAAAATGAATAATGTGGTTGGATTTTTCAGTTTGTTACAAACGCATATGGGTCTTTCATAAAGCCTGGGCACTAAAATCATTAACACGCATATTCTAAAGCATTATGGGGTTATTGGGTTATATGGGCTAGTTATTAGTAAGCCTGCTTTGGGACCAGTTTCTTCGGTTCTATAGCGTTAGGAATATGCAAAACCAGAACCAAACCGCCAATTGTAAAATAGTTCGGGCTCTTGTAAAAATGAATGGTTTCTATACGAGGAATTGAACCGAACTGTCGGTTCTAGTTCGGGTCAAGGCGGTTCCACTGGCAAATTCTAAATAACTTGACACCGACGATTCGGGTTGGCGCAATTCCACAAGTTCCCGATTCAGAAGTCCTAGGCCTAACAAATTCTGAACATACGttagttcacccgttgggtcaccaagCCACATACTATTCACTGCGTTTTAGTGTATTTTCACCATCTAGGTCACTGGCTATATTTAGTGCCATGGATCACTTTCtggtaggggtgggcgcggtgcgaTTCGGCCcggtttgaggcccaaaccgcATTCGCACCGTATTTTGCGGTTTGCCTTTTTTGGAACCGCAACCGAGTTTCTTCAGGCTGTACCGCATTTTTCGAAACCAGAGTTTTAATAAAAAGCCCCAAATCGCATTTCGAAACCCtcatttgattttgaatttttgattgtgaTAAGTTTTCTAGAAGAACAATCTAAAGTCTAAACATCTAAACATCGATCTTCAAGCTCAGTAAATCAATCAGAGATTTAGAGAGCTTACCCTCGCAGGCTCTCGGCCGAGAGAGAAGATGGGATCGGAGCAGATGGgtcgagagagattgagagagttgGGAGAGGTCGAGAGAGATCGAGAGAGTTGGGAGAGGTCGAgagagtttttttcttttctgaagagagactgagagagtgtTTTGGCAAATGAGGTCGTGCGGCCAGGTTTTGAGAGTATTAACCTATTAGGGTTTCTGCGGATCGAGTGCATACAAGTCTATGTAAGCTTGGTTTATGACCAATCATAATTAGACAAGtaataaaattaattcaaaaattaaattaaataaaaatgcGGTTCGGGCGGTTTAACTCGGGCGGTTTAACACCTGGACCCAATTCCGAACCGTTATgaaccggttcggttcggtgAGACGTCAAAACGACACCGTTTTCAGTCGGTTCGGTTACCGATCCGGAAAATTCGGtgcggtcgggtcggttaccgAATTTCCGGTTTGTTATGCCCACTCCTactttctgggtcaccatggtgacctgcacagtatatttcgtgccctgggtcatgGGCACAATGTGTTTTGtaacccagagaatgaaaatatacactaaaaagcagtgaatagtaggtgacttAGTGACttaacgggtgaacttgctctaatggTGTAGGCGGTGTAGTACTACTGCCTCTAGAGTGGAGGGTGGAGAgggattaaaaaagaaaaaagaaaaaaggaaaaaaaaaaataggtgaTTTGATGGAGTATAAAAACAGCAAGTATATATTGTAGCAGTAGGGCTTTCATTTTTCACAACCTGTTCACTCTCTCTCGCGCACACACACTCCCTACTTCCAGTAAGGggcagaggcagaggcagaggcaaCATAGATTCCGATCTCTCTGCCCCCACCTCCCTCCTCCTCTATCTCCTTCCCACCCGGTAggcctctctctcttcccccggTAAATATTGGTGTTGCTTCTTGTTCTTGCTGGGTATCACTAATATTTGCTTCTGAATAATGTATAGCGTTATTGGATGGGACATGCTCATTTCATTTCAGTTGCAAGATGTTATGTTATGTTATGTTAGTATTATCTCAATCAATCATTTTTCTCAACTGGTTTTGTTTATGTTAACAGCAAGTAGTCGAAATTGTGTGATGGGAGAGAGAATTCCTCCTGGGAGTTACTTCCAGTATCCCCCTCCCGGCGTCCCTGCATCTCCACACAGGTCTCCGCTTCCTTCTGGAGATCGAGAAAGGTTTAATCTCATCTCAATTTGAATGCCATTACATACTTGTTGTTTGATGTTGGTGGTAGTCAAGAATTTGCATTTCAGTCGTGCAATTCATTTCAAGAATTGTGTTGTTTCTTGCAAATAATGCTTACATATTGTGATTGGAAACACAAATTCTTCAGCTTCAGTTGTGAAGACAGAAATTGCTATTGGGATGTTCACCTGATTGTTTCTGATGTTTTCCAAGGAATGAAAAGACAGCAATAAGAGGGTTTCATAGAAAGAGGCAGAAATTTGTAATTGAAACTCAAAATGAGCTTGTATTTTTTGAAGATCACTGCTGTTGACATGCTGTATATAAAGCTATCATTATGTCATATACTTCCCTCATCCATCATGTGATTCATGTATGCGTTGATCCAGAGAAGATGATAATTGAAGGCATCAAGAGAACTGGAGTCTTGCACTATTAACTCTATAAAATCCGTACCTTTGAGACGTGGCCATTGACATTTTTTTGACTACCATTTAGAAAAAACTGACTAGTAGATTGTTAATGGGATCTAGATGGCAATTGATTGTGTATATTTTATTTGGAGTGGGATAATCCGTTCTGTGTTGTCATTGGAAGCAAATATAGGCAACAATGGTTGGGATTCTGAGGTAGTGGTTAGGGTTCGAGTTGTTGTCCATGGAAATATATTTCTCATGGGATTAACTTTGGCTCGACTTGTTGTTTATTGCTTGGTAAATAGGGTAAGTTTTGGAAAAAATgcgttgtgtgtgtgtgttgttgCAAAATGctgcttataagttataacatcaAATATTTTTTGTCAAAATCTTATTACTTCAATTGGTGTTTGTTGAATGTTGAGAAAGTTGGAAATAATTCCCTGCCAGTGTATTTTGGTTAGATGTGAGGGAGGAGTGTAATTTGTGGATAGAGTTCAGTTCTGGGAGTCCTTATAGGCATCAGTTTTCTAAGTATTCAGAGATTGGTTAGTTGCTATCTTCTCAAATTGTAGTGTTGTTGTTATTTAGTGTctttgttatatttttttttgtcgttGGCTTTATTAgtgcttcttcttttcttttttcctcttttttttttttttttcttttttcttttgtggagTTCTTATCCACTGTGTTCATTTTCTTGATCATTAATACTCAGCTGGTATAATTGCAGATATTTGGCTGAACTGCTAGCAGAGAAGCAAAAGTTGGGACCATTTGTGCAGGTTTTGCCGCTATGTAGCAGACTTCTAAGTCATGGTTGATATTTATGTCTACAGTTCACCCCTATATAGTAGATTCCTATATTTTGGTCCCCGTTACATTCTATCTAATTTGTTCTTTCGTGCCAGAGATCAGAAGGGTGTCGGGCTTCAATCAAACTCGTGCAGATCATGAAATACTTGAGCGTGAAAGTCCATACAGATCATTAGGTCAACACACAAATGGTAGACCAATGGATTTGGAGGGATGGTCAGGAATGCAAATGGAGGTAACACTAAACTTTTCGCTGATACTTatttgtaatttggttgatgccCCCAATCCCCCTTTTTTCTTTCACCATTTGGTTGCCATTTTTACCGTTTACTTATAAGGCGGCTATTCTTTAACAATTCATGTTTTAAGGATGTAATGTTACCTAAGGCTGGCTGATTGGCTGTAATGTTATCTAAGGATGCAATGAGTGGATTGTAATGTAAAATATAATAGTTTGATCTTTAGTGTAGCATGGTTCTAATATGATGCCATTGAtagcatacatatatactagttgtagacttgtagttcAACTCACCTGCTTCATATAGTAAGCATCTTGGCCTTATAGATATAGAATAATGGGGCAAGTACTTAACCCCCTTATGAACTCATATTTCCATGCACGTGCTCATAACTAAACAGAATAGTCTTTCATGGAGTATGCCTAAGCTTTTCAGAAGCTTGGTGGGAAGAGATAGCTTGCTTCTGTCTTAAGTGATTGTATGTCTGAAGATGGGATGCTAAATTCTTTCCTGCAGGAAAATGGACATATCCAACGGATGGTTCCGTTTCAATCTCCTTCGATGGTTTGGCCTGGGGTGCAAGGAATTCCAACCACTCCTATTGTAAAGAGAGTTATTAGACTTGATGTTCCGGTGGACAAATATCCACATGTAAGCAGGGATCTTTTAGTTGATATAGAGTTTGATTTTGACCCCTTTTTTTAAGTTAATAATTTTACTCCAAGCTTGGCAGTACAATTTCGTAGGCCGAATTTTGGGACCACGTGGGAACTCCCTAAAAAGAGTTGAAGCCATGACAGAATGTAGGGTGTATATCCGAGGAAAGGGTTCTGTGAAGGATTCGGTAAAGGTAAGGGTTCTTTACAACAAATTGCTTGGTATGAAAATGTGATAAGACTGGAGCATATTAGTTGGAATAGATGTGTGAagattaattttattttcttagcTATATTCGTTTATAGAGTTACCATATCTTTTATGCTACAAAATAGTTTTGAGTTTAGAAGAACTATAGTCATATGACCTGATTCTTACCTTGATTATTCTCATAGATCTTATGCTGAATTCAACAGCATGGCCAAGCCATAGGGTCTAATGACTTGTATATTCTTCACTACATAAATTAGCATCCTTTTGTGTCAACATTTGAATGACGATGAAGTAAAACCATTTTGGAATGGCACCATGTGTGCCACAACTAGAGAGAGTATCGATTTTCAGATTTCTTTAATCTTGGACCAGAGATTTGCAGACTTTGTTAACAAATTATGTTGTTTAAAAAAAGTCATGGGTAcagttttcaatttctttgaTTTCATTACGCTGCTTGCACATTGATGCCTTTTCAAATTCTGATGATCTGTCTCTGATCATCTATAGGAagagaaattaaaagaaaagccTGGATATGAACATCTTAATGAGCCGTTGCATGTGTTGGTGGAGGCTGAATTTCCTGAAGATATAATCAATGCTCGCTTGGACTATGCAGTGGCTATGCTAGAGAACCTTCTCAAGCCTGTGGTATGGATAGGATTATTGTGGAGTTGTTTCTCTTTCATTCATTTTCTCTGAGTAACCTGTTACTTAATCTCTTGCAGGATGAGTCTTTCGATCACTATAAGAAGCAACAGCTGAGGGAATTAGCTATGCTTAATGGTACATTGAGGGAAGAGAGCCCAAGTATGAGCCCAAGTCTAAGCCCAAGCATGTCACCCTTTAATAGTACAGGAATGAAACGTGCCAAGACAGGAAAATAGGTCATATGCATATGCTGATGATGAAACATGTTTAATCACTGAAACCTTAGCATATGACTCATTGAAGATCATACGGCATCTCCATAATGTTGACTGTGATGACAAAACGGTTGAATTGCTTATGGACACTTTGACGTCTCAGATGGGTCAACTGGCCCTTTAGTTCCGGGCAATATGCTTCTACATCCAGTATGATATTCTTTTATGCGCTATCCCTTAGAACATGGAACACATTATTCTTTAGCTATTGCAGCTTAGCCCCTAACTTATAGGCACTCATTTAGTGGTTTATGATTCGCCAGTTCCTTGTACGTGCAGAATCCTGCACAAATGCTTATATGCTCACGCTCAAAATATTATTGAAGTTTCAAATAGATTTGTTTTATTGGGGTTGCCATTTTTTTTCTGTCAGCTGTTGGCTTATATTTGTGAATTTTCTTCCATGCTTTTCAGTATGCAGACTGTTATATGGTTCGCACTCTGGTTGTGCAAGCATTTGACATCAATTGGCTACTATCCACCCTTTCTCAGTTTCGAAGGCGACTCGTGTAATGACAGCTAAGGTCGGCTGTGAGCTTTGCAGTGATAGATTGTTCAAAATTGACACTGACCACATTACTACTCACCAGTCTCGCCTAATTCTAGAAGAAAGCTGGCTTTTGAgggattttattttattttattttttttggtcaatgatGGCTTTTGAGATGAGGATTTGTACTTCACCTCTTACCAATGAGCAGAGAAGTAATTCGTAAATGATAGATTTCTCGAAATTGACAGATTGACCGAGCACGTAATTTCCATGCATTTCTTCAGCGCATCAGTTTGAGTATTTGGATGCCTCAGAAGAGAGGAGGATTTCTCCTTGCACAAGACAAGAAGATGAAGGTTTTCCTCTTATCTAAATCTCATAGTATCATTGCAACGGTGAAATGTCAAATAAATCTCCCATTGAAATTAACTTGGAAAATGGTGGAAGTGCACACCGAGTAATTTGAGCTTAACTAAGCTGCTGAATCTCAAACAGAACCTAGATTCTCAATAAAGCTTTAACTTGTAATGGGTTCAGTGTTAAGCCAACCATCCGTTTTATAACCAAATTTATCATAGGGGTTCAGTGCTACAAAGTACAAACACACTTTtgccaacaacaaaaaaaagtacAAACACACTCAGAGTTCCAAACTAAAAGAGCAAACACTTGCTAGGCCACAATCATTTTGAGAATGCCCGTCTGACCTTTTTTACTTCACTCCACTAGTCTCCCCTCCCCAATTCCATGGTGCTTCACAAGTAGTCAGTTGTATTGCAAAATGGAAACGATCATTCCAAAACTAAAGGCCACATGATTTGGCtaaatgaggaaaaaaaaaaaaaacacacagcCTTTATTACTGAGACATAAACTAGCAATAGCAGGTTTTGTAATCTCCAGTCAATGTTTCTGCCGTCCAGCAAGACATCTTGGACTGCCAAATTATAATATCTCTGATTTTCAGATTACTTCCAGACTAAACTATTAAATGGTTAGGAAAATGATTAGGAAATCAATCTTTTTATTTTAAGGATGCACAGAACGGTATGCTATCATGCCTGCTTTTTATAAAACGGAGCAAGACATCAGAAAATTTCATTCCTTACTAAAGTAGCTTACAACTGGTCTATCATTAAATCACTCAATCATACGTTCATTGACCAGTCTCACTGGTATCCCAAGAAAATGTACAACACAATAGTTCCAATCTATAATCAACCAACAAGTATATCACTGCCTTGATTCCAGTACCAATATAATTGAAGTTGCTTCCTTT encodes the following:
- the LOC133707201 gene encoding KH domain-containing protein At1g09660/At1g09670; the encoded protein is MGERIPPGSYFQYPPPGVPASPHRSPLPSGDRERYLAELLAEKQKLGPFVQVLPLCSRLLSHEIRRVSGFNQTRADHEILERESPYRSLGQHTNGRPMDLEGWSGMQMEENGHIQRMVPFQSPSMVWPGVQGIPTTPIVKRVIRLDVPVDKYPHYNFVGRILGPRGNSLKRVEAMTECRVYIRGKGSVKDSVKEEKLKEKPGYEHLNEPLHVLVEAEFPEDIINARLDYAVAMLENLLKPVDESFDHYKKQQLRELAMLNGTLREESPSMSPSLSPSMSPFNSTGMKRAKTGK